ACTATGATTTTTGGTCTATCAAAATGAAGACCTATTTTTCGTTCACAAAATCTATGGAAAATTGTTGAAGATGGATTTAATGTTCCGGAAGACAAGTCTTCACTTACGGAGACTCAGAAGAAGGCTCTGGAGGAGAATCAACAAAATGATTCTCAAGCATTATTctgcttgcagcaagctatggcagACGCCATTTTTCCACAGATTATGGGCCCACCAACTGCGAAAGAAGCATGGGACACATTGCAGAAGGAGTTCCAAGGAACAATCAAGGCACGCACTATTAAACTACAGAAGCTCAGACgagattttgaaaatcttaaaaTGAAGGATAATGAGACTGCAAAAGATCACTATTCTAGAATTAGAGAAATAGTAAATAAAATGGGAGCCTATGGGAAAATAATTTTTGACAAGAAAATAgtagaaaaaatattaatttcttGTATAGAAAAATATGATGCAATAATCTTTGTGATAGAAGAAACAAAAGATTTAGATCCTCTATCACCAACTGAATTAGGCATAATGATAATTCGACTGAAAATGCCTTTCAGTCTAAAATTAATCCGCGGTCTCAAAAATCTAAAGCTGATGGGAGAAAATCACTAGAAAATTTTAAAAGCGAGAGTTatcaagaaaaacaaaaagaaaataacgACAAGTATTCTCCATGTGGcatttgtaaaagaaaaagtCACTTGGAGAAAGACTATTGGTTTAAAGAAAAACCTCAGAGCCAAAATTGTAAAAAATTTAGCCACACTGAAAAAACTTGTTGTTTTAAGAAATCCCACCAAGCtaattttttaaaagagaaaaatgatgaaaataatcTCTTCTATGTCTGCCAAGCTGCATCAGAAGAAAAAGATACTTGGTATCTAGACAGTGGTTGTAGCAACTACATGACAAAAAATGAAAGCATCTTTTGTAGTCTTGATAAATCCAAGACTAAAGTCAAAATTGGTAATGGTGACTTCATGGAAGCAGTTGGGAAAGGCACCATTGTCATTGACACTAAAAAAGGAAAGAGATACATCAATGATGTACTCTTGGTACCCAACATCAATCAAAACCTACTCAGTGTAGGACAAATGGTTGAAAAAGGGTACTTTTTACATTTTGAAGGAGATTCTTACACAATCTATGACAAGCAAGACAAATCCTTTgaaattgcaaaaataaaaatgaaagaaaacatATGCTTTCCTTTACAATGGTGATACACAAGCAATGTCGCAATGCAAGTTCAAGCAGATGAATCGTGGCTATGGCATAGAAGGTTCATACATTTTAATTTCCACGAGCTAAAGATCCTCTAGCAAAAGAATATGATGCGAGACCTCCCAAGAATCAAGGAGCTCAACACTATCTGCGAAGGGTGCATGCTCGGAAAACAACGTCGAAAACCTTTTCCATCCGGTAGAGCTTGGAGAGCCAAAGAGCCACTGGAGTTAATCCACACAGACATTTGCAGGCCTATGCGTATTCCGTCAAATGATCAAAACAGGTACTTCATTCTCTTTATTAGAATGACATGGGTTTATTTTTTGCGACAAAAATCGCAAGTTTTcaatattttcaagaaattcaaaaCCTGTGTCGAAAAGCAAAGTGGTTACAACATCAAGACAATAAGAAGTAATAGAGGCAAAGAATACACTTCTAATGAGTTCAGCAAGTTCTGTGAAGAAGAAGGCATGGAGCATCAACTCACAGTTGGATACGCACAGAACAAAACGGCGTGTCTGAAAGAAAAAACAGAACTGTTATGGAGACAGCAAGAGCTATGCTCATGGAGAAGGGTCTTCCAAAAATATTTTGGGCAGAGGCAGTAAGCAATGCAGTCTACTTGCTCAACAAATGTCCAACCAAAGTTGTGCAAGATAAGACACcgattgaagcttggagtggaCGAAAGCCATCAGCAAAGCATCTCAAATTATTCGGCTGCATATGCTACTCACATAttccaaaagaaaaaaagaggCAAGCTAGACGAGAAGACTGAGAAAGGAATTTTCTTAGGCTATAGTACTTAATCAAAAGGCTATCGAGTCTATAGATTAGGAACGAAGAAGCTCATAATCAGCTGAGATGTACAATTCGACAAAGATGCGACATACAATTGGGAGACATAAGAAGTTGAAAGAAAGACTGTCAACATTCCTCTACTGTCGAGATAAGAACAAAATGATGTTCCAACTCCACCAACCACGGAGGAGCCGACACAAGTCATAGAATCCCCGCTAGAATCACCACCAAGGCGAATGAGACCCTTGGCAGATATCTACGAGACTTGCAACTTAATGCTTATGGAGCTAGAAAGCTTTGAAGCTGCTCAAAAGCAAGAAGTATGGAGAAGAGCTATGGATGAAGAAATAAAGATGATTGAGAAGAATGAAAAATGGGAGCTTGTAGATCTTCTGCAAGACAAAGACATTATAGGAGTTAAGTGGGTTTACAAGACAAAGCTCAACCCAGACGGCTCGATTCACAAGCATAAAGTAAGGTTAGTCGCTAAAGGATACTCACAACAACATGGAGTATACTACAATGAGACATTTTCTCCAGTTGCACAACTGGACACAATAAGGGCCTTAATTTCTCTAGCTGCACAAAAGAAATGGCAGATTTTTCAGCTAGACGTAAAGTCAGCATTCCTTAACGGCTACCTTGATGAAGAAATATATGTAGAGCAACCTCAAGGGTTcttggtgcaaggacaagaagaCAAAGTTCTCATATTAAAAAAGGATTTATACGGCCTGAAACAAGCTCCGCAAGCCTGGTACAATAGGATTGATAGCTACTTCACTGAACAAGGATTCAAGAGGAGCAAAAGTAAGCCAACACTCTACATCAAGACTCAAGGTACGAGTGACACACTTGTTGTCtctctatatgttgatgatctcATCTATACAGGCAACAATAAGGAGATGATCAAGAAATTTAAAGAAGACATGATGAAGAGTTTCGAGATGACCGATTTGGGATTAGTGCACTACTTTCTCAGGATCAAAATAACTCAAATAGAAGATGGGATCTTCATCTCACAAAAGAAATATACAAAGACGCTCTTGAAGAAGTTCAAAATGGATGGATGTAAGTCAGTATCAACTACACTAAACAACAACAAAGCTCTCAAGAAAGAGGATGACTCACCAAAAGCAGATGAATCAAAATTCGAAGTTTAATTGGCAGCTTACTCTATCTGACAGCTACAAGACTAGACATTATGTATGCAGTCAATCTCCTATCAAGATTCATGCACGGTCCAAGTCAAGTTTACTACGGAGCAGCCAAGAGAGTCCTTAGATACTTGCAAGGGATAAAGAACTACGGAATATAGTATGGAGTCACACAAGAGTCAAAACTCATTGGCTATAGAGACAGTGATTGGGCAGGATCACTAGACGATATGAAAAGCACGACAGGATATGCCTTCACAATTGGATCAAGGATATTTTCCTGGGCATCAAAGAAACAAGCAACAATTGTGCAATCATCAGCTGAAGCAGATTATATTGTCGCAGCAATGACTACAAGCCAAGCTATATGgttgaaaaaaatatttgaagACATGGGAGAATCACAAGACGAAGCTACAAAGATAGCAAATCAGCTATTGCAATGGCCAAAAATCCTGTATTTCACAACCGAATGAAGCATATAAGCATCAAGTATCATTTTATTAGAGAAGTTGAAACAAAGAAAGAAATAGAACTCAAGCACTGCATGACTGAAGAACAGTTAGTAGATATATTCATAAAGGCACTACCAAGAGGAAAGTTCGAGCTACTATGAGACATGATTGGAGTTATTGACATGTGTACCAAGGAGGAGTATTAGAAGTTGCTAAACATTTCTTGAATACTCTAGAATATTCTAGACATTTGTAGAATAATTTACTCAAGAATTTTCTAGATATTTATAGAATAGAAGAATTTCAAAGACATTTTCTAGAATACTCTATAGTTTAGAACTTCCTAGAATCTATATGCTTAAATAGTCTAGACTCTTTATTGTGTAGATTAGTCTAGAAATTGTATTTGTAAATCAAATACACTAGAAAAATCTAGAACAAATAATTCTAGCCACAAATGTAAAGTGGGCTAGCCACTATAAATACCACATTATGGATAACAAATGGTGTAACTACAAACAACAAACTATCAATAAAATTCTACTACGATCTATTACTCTTTAAAACATAAACCTTACTCTTCCAAACTCAAATTTCTTCACCTGTCTACTCAATAACCTCAACTATAATATCATAACCTATCATTActctagctactactactactactcatcaATTATTCTAAACTACAACAAATCATCACTATTTTCTCTATTCCAAATTCACAAACCATCACCTCCATTTATTTTCTGAAACATTTGATATATTTTTGGGTTCAGCATATTTACTGTTGTTTGGAAGGACTTTAAGTTTTAATTGAGACGATGTTCATTAgattttttaagaatttttcaTCATAATGATATTATTAGGAGTACGTGCTTTGTTCATTTTGTGGTCAATGCTTTCTTCTTTTACAATTTTTGGAAAAAGGTTGTGAAGAAACACTGGAGAGATGACCATAACTCCTGTACCGAAACCTTTCATTTTGAAAAAGACTCCAAAACTAACGTTATGACTAAACAAGAATAAAAAGTATAATATACAGACAGCCTCATATTAAGCCTGACCTTTTCTAAATTATCAACTAATCATTTGTCACTACGTGTAACTAAAACAATTGTACCTTTGGCTTTTCTTAATGCCCGCCCAGAAGAAATTTCCTATATGTTTATCTAacattttattctttcttttttaaGGGTGTTATGGAGATACAAATTGGATATATCCAAGTTATCATTGGGAATGAaatttagactctcattttcctATAAAAATATCGGTGATGTATTATCCTGATTTTCAGAGGAAAAGGCCACATTGTTCATTCATTCCCCAAAATGTTCAAGTTAATTGCAGAATGAAttacaatgtttttttttttgttggcttATTTACATTAATTATACTTATAACTTTAATATGTCATAATAGAAAACTACATGATGCTTACATTAGACACTCtcctataaataaataaattgctaAGTATTGTTTTTAAGAGTATGCTTTATTTCAGCAATTAATTAGTGGGTTAAGAACATATTCAGTTCCATCTCTATTAACTACGTTATCTTGGGGTTTCAGTGCACATGTTCCCGCAACAAATTTGTCTAGGTAATCGGTGAATTGTATTTATAAGGGAAAAAGATGTCTAATAAGACTACTGAATCTTATAAATAATATTGAGTGTAATTGTATTTACATCTGGAGTTatttagtagtataattgagtgggaataaTATCCATACAATACTTCAAATTTTCTGTTTAATTTGGTGTCTTAACTTGGTGTCTACTCAATTAAAAAATGACACATGAATTTGAATTGActtttttcattattttatttgcTTACATTATTAACTTACTTCTTAATAGTCATTTTTAGTTAACTTGTAACAGtaacatttttaattttatttatttaaattgttCCAGTTTTATTGTTTTAAACGTTAGTTTCAttatttatcttttaaataaatacattttcaccattattttaattaatctctgttacacccagatttcgagaccagaaatTATGACATCGAAAACTGGACTCatcaagtatgagctcgaaatatatga
This genomic interval from Humulus lupulus chromosome 8, drHumLupu1.1, whole genome shotgun sequence contains the following:
- the LOC133796003 gene encoding uncharacterized protein LOC133796003, producing the protein MVNVLLDLRCGFLALALWCGFSSVAPCFGERWRILVWAVKLRLCLGSGSGFSWLRCSADCSDDAPPSKLEWDTFDVGWAQLFVLDGFNVPEDKSSLTETQKKALEENQQNDSQALFCLQQAMADAIFPQIMGPPTAKEAWDTLQKEFQGTIKARTIKLQKLRRDFENLKMKDNETAKDHYSRIREISKINPRSQKSKADGRKSLENFKSESYQEKQKENNDKYSPCGICKRKSHLEKDYWFKEKPQSQNCKKFSHTEKTCCFKKSHQANFLKEKNDENNLFYVCQAASEEKDTWYLDSGCSNYMTKNESIFCSLDKSKTKVKIGNGDFMEAVGKGTIVIDTKKGKRYINDVLLVPNINQNLLSVGQMVEKGYFLHFEGDSYTIYDKQDKSFEIAKIKMKENICFPLQW